A single Atopobiaceae bacterium DNA region contains:
- a CDS encoding glycosyltransferase family 8 protein, which produces MAFKRPATVALGSGNVYRDHGTSATSSAELGLALDDVVILFASDEWYVPYLSVALESIVEHTDPARNYDVVILSTNITPVSMRTLCDQVERDNFHIGFLDAPTAMGDVELPCRGHFRKETYYRLMAPEMLPDVSKAIYLDSDLVALTDVAALFDTDVDGYLLAATRDADTAGQCDGYDCTVKAYLEGQVGLDDTHTYFQAGVLLLNLEEFRRRTTSDELVGLATEHTWKWLDQDVLNHVARNGGYRAVDMRWNVLVDWEGLRRTHIIGAAAPEVRAAYEKARLDPLIVHYAGTDDRPWVNPKMDMAEYFWDYASRCPYHDEILQRLHQSRHTLHGWLHRFPAFFMFKFGMPIVDWCLPPGRRRRAWFILKFYHFGGYTG; this is translated from the coding sequence TTGGCTTTCAAGAGACCGGCAACCGTCGCCCTCGGATCGGGCAACGTCTACCGTGACCACGGCACCTCTGCCACGAGCTCGGCGGAGCTCGGCCTTGCCCTGGACGACGTGGTCATCCTCTTCGCCAGCGACGAGTGGTACGTGCCCTATCTCTCGGTGGCCCTCGAGTCGATCGTGGAGCATACCGACCCGGCCCGTAACTACGACGTCGTGATCCTCTCGACCAACATCACCCCGGTGAGCATGAGGACCCTCTGTGACCAGGTGGAGCGCGACAACTTCCACATCGGTTTCCTTGACGCCCCCACGGCGATGGGAGATGTCGAGCTGCCCTGCCGCGGCCACTTCAGGAAGGAGACCTACTACCGCCTCATGGCGCCTGAGATGCTGCCAGACGTGAGCAAGGCCATCTACCTCGATAGCGACCTTGTCGCTCTGACCGACGTGGCCGCCCTGTTCGACACGGACGTCGATGGCTACCTGCTCGCGGCGACCCGTGACGCCGACACGGCCGGGCAGTGCGACGGATACGATTGCACGGTCAAGGCCTATCTTGAGGGGCAGGTCGGCCTCGACGACACGCATACCTACTTCCAGGCGGGCGTGCTCCTGCTCAACCTCGAGGAGTTCAGGCGTCGCACCACGTCAGACGAGCTCGTTGGCCTCGCCACGGAGCATACCTGGAAGTGGCTCGACCAGGACGTCCTCAACCACGTGGCGCGCAACGGCGGCTATCGTGCGGTCGACATGCGCTGGAACGTGCTCGTGGACTGGGAAGGGCTGCGTCGTACCCACATCATCGGCGCCGCAGCCCCCGAGGTCCGTGCCGCCTACGAGAAGGCTCGCCTCGATCCGCTCATCGTGCACTATGCGGGCACGGACGACCGTCCCTGGGTCAACCCCAAGATGGACATGGCCGAGTACTTCTGGGACTATGCCTCGAGGTGCCCCTATCATGACGAGATCCTGCAGCGGCTCCACCAATCCCGGCACACCTTGCACGGATGGCTCCATCGCTTCCCGGCCTTCTTCATGTTCAAGTTCGGCATGCCGATCGTCGACTGGTGCCTGCCTCCGGGAAGGCGCAGGCGTGCCTGGTTCATCCTGAAGTTCTACCATTTCGGTGGTTACACGGGCTAG
- a CDS encoding HAD-IIB family hydrolase, which yields MYKLVASDMDETFLAHDHTIPAANLEAVRRLADLGVEFVPASGRGFDSVMMTLEGLTSAGLAPSHVISYNGGCITEAGTGRVLTSATMPFDLLEEAFELSRRLDLCFHAYVLNGPVWCSRMNASERDFLAGRMLVEDFPEDDVDFLANEPIAKCLIQSDDFGFLHEVGRDPARYGAEHLVESTTVVYSSNRYIEFCPKGVDKGSGLAHLAGLLGIGLDECIGCGDSVNDLAMIRAAGLGVGAANVTPDVAPSCDYVCSATCDEGVIAEVVDHFVAPQHTPVQDRDI from the coding sequence ATGTACAAGCTCGTCGCAAGTGACATGGACGAGACGTTCCTCGCCCACGACCACACCATCCCGGCGGCCAACCTCGAGGCGGTACGAAGGCTGGCAGACCTCGGGGTGGAGTTCGTCCCGGCGAGCGGGCGTGGGTTCGACTCGGTCATGATGACCCTCGAAGGGCTCACGAGCGCAGGGCTCGCACCTTCGCATGTCATCTCATACAACGGGGGCTGCATCACCGAGGCGGGCACGGGCAGGGTCCTCACGAGCGCGACCATGCCCTTCGACCTGCTCGAGGAGGCCTTCGAACTCTCGCGGCGACTGGACCTGTGCTTCCATGCCTATGTCCTCAACGGACCGGTATGGTGCTCGCGGATGAACGCCTCCGAGCGCGACTTCCTCGCCGGACGCATGCTCGTGGAGGACTTCCCAGAGGACGACGTCGACTTCCTGGCGAATGAGCCGATCGCCAAGTGCCTCATCCAGTCAGACGACTTCGGCTTCCTGCACGAGGTCGGCCGCGATCCCGCACGATATGGCGCCGAGCACCTCGTCGAGAGCACGACCGTGGTCTACTCGTCGAACCGCTACATCGAGTTCTGTCCCAAGGGCGTCGACAAGGGCTCCGGGCTCGCGCACCTTGCAGGCCTGCTCGGCATCGGCCTGGACGAGTGCATAGGCTGCGGCGACTCCGTGAACGACCTCGCCATGATCCGCGCGGCGGGACTTGGGGTGGGGGCTGCCAACGTCACGCCGGACGTCGCCCCGAGCTGCGACTACGTCTGCTCGGCCACCTGCGACGAGGGCGTCATCGCCGAGGTCGTGGACCACTTCGTGGCACCCCAGCACACGCCGGTTCAAGATCGGGACATCTAG
- a CDS encoding P1 family peptidase — protein sequence MHEIVDISELEGFYVGQVTHAAAGTGCTCIVCPEGATGAVDVRGGAPATRETDLLRPEETVDVLDAVVLSGGSAFGLATSCGVADELERRGIGLDVGVGRVPIVSSACLFDLACGDPSVRPTAKDGAAAVTSAIDGDGRHVVCGNVGAGAGCTVGKLAGPERAMKSGLGACVEHAGELTCAAIAAVNACGNVCDPDTGAWIAGLRADAASREVVSESRLLLDAAATMPLSRTNTTISCVIVNASLTKAQATKVAQMAADAYAHAIKPTHTTNDGDTVFVMAKGTLIAPVDVVGTLACRALEQAIARGAATAEGAFGLPGAAD from the coding sequence ATGCATGAGATCGTCGACATCTCGGAGCTCGAGGGGTTCTATGTGGGCCAGGTCACCCACGCGGCCGCCGGGACGGGCTGCACCTGCATCGTCTGTCCCGAGGGGGCCACAGGTGCCGTCGACGTGCGCGGAGGTGCCCCGGCCACGCGCGAGACCGACCTGCTCCGCCCGGAGGAGACGGTGGACGTGCTCGACGCCGTCGTGCTCTCGGGAGGCTCCGCCTTCGGCCTTGCGACGTCATGCGGAGTGGCCGACGAGCTCGAACGACGCGGGATCGGCCTCGACGTGGGCGTGGGGCGCGTCCCCATCGTGAGCTCTGCCTGCCTGTTCGACCTCGCCTGCGGGGATCCCTCCGTGCGCCCTACTGCGAAGGACGGCGCGGCAGCCGTGACCTCGGCAATCGACGGCGACGGACGACATGTGGTCTGCGGCAACGTGGGCGCAGGAGCCGGATGCACCGTCGGCAAGCTGGCCGGCCCCGAGCGTGCCATGAAGTCAGGGCTGGGGGCCTGCGTCGAGCACGCTGGCGAGCTCACCTGCGCCGCGATCGCCGCCGTGAACGCCTGCGGGAACGTCTGCGACCCCGACACCGGTGCCTGGATCGCGGGCCTTCGCGCCGACGCGGCCTCACGCGAGGTCGTGAGCGAGTCCCGGCTCCTCCTCGACGCGGCGGCGACCATGCCCCTCTCGCGAACCAATACCACCATCTCGTGCGTCATCGTGAATGCATCGCTCACCAAGGCCCAGGCGACGAAGGTCGCCCAGATGGCGGCCGACGCCTATGCACATGCCATAAAGCCCACGCATACCACCAACGACGGCGATACCGTCTTCGTGATGGCCAAGGGGACGTTGATCGCGCCCGTCGACGTCGTGGGGACGCTCGCCTGCCGTGCCCTCGAGCAGGCGATCGCACGCGGCGCTGCCACAGCCGAGGGGGCCTTCGGCCTCCCCGGAGCCGCCGACTGA
- a CDS encoding Maf family protein: MILASSSPRRIELLFEAGYDARVIPADIDETPRTGETPKQLVDRLACAKAHAVASQATPGELVIAADTTVELDGRSLGKPADGAEAQAMLRALSGRTHEVSTGVCLLRTADPARSADTRERDFVETTEVAFYDLDDDLIAGYVRTGEPADKAGAYGIQGAGRLLVRKIDGDYYNVVGLPIARLVREMDALGAETDAPER; the protein is encoded by the coding sequence ATGATCCTCGCCTCCTCATCGCCTCGTCGCATCGAGCTCCTCTTCGAGGCAGGCTACGACGCACGCGTCATCCCTGCGGACATCGACGAGACCCCGCGCACGGGAGAGACGCCCAAGCAGCTCGTCGACAGGCTCGCCTGCGCCAAGGCCCATGCCGTCGCGTCCCAGGCCACACCTGGCGAGCTCGTCATCGCAGCCGACACCACCGTCGAGCTCGACGGTCGTTCACTGGGAAAGCCGGCCGACGGAGCCGAGGCGCAGGCCATGCTGAGGGCCCTGTCCGGCCGTACCCACGAGGTCTCGACCGGGGTCTGCCTGCTCCGCACGGCCGATCCCGCACGCTCCGCCGACACACGCGAGCGCGACTTCGTGGAGACCACAGAGGTCGCGTTCTATGACCTCGACGACGACCTCATCGCCGGTTATGTGCGGACGGGCGAGCCAGCCGACAAGGCCGGCGCCTATGGTATCCAGGGGGCAGGCCGCCTCCTGGTCCGCAAGATCGACGGTGACTACTACAACGTGGTGGGCCTTCCCATCGCGCGCCTGGTACGTGAGATGGACGCCCTGGGCGCCGAGACGGACGCACCGGAACGATAA
- a CDS encoding DJ-1/PfpI family protein, with protein MTKAAVLLADGFETIEALTVTDVLRRAGVDVADVSCMRSLTVTSSQQVPVVADVLIDDYDFDACDWVVCPGGIPGTPNLRAQQRVCDLLARFMDHGHVAAICAAPSILAELGLLEGRRATCFPCCDKDFPAGVRPAEEGVYVDGNLITASGMGWALPFSLEIVRAIGGASAVDKVRAGLALGPEQGR; from the coding sequence ATGACCAAGGCAGCGGTTCTGTTGGCAGACGGCTTCGAGACGATCGAGGCCCTCACGGTGACCGACGTGCTGAGGCGGGCCGGCGTGGACGTCGCCGACGTCTCGTGCATGAGGAGCCTCACGGTCACGAGCTCCCAGCAGGTGCCCGTGGTGGCCGACGTGCTCATTGACGACTACGACTTCGACGCCTGCGACTGGGTCGTGTGCCCCGGTGGCATCCCCGGCACGCCCAACCTCCGCGCACAGCAGCGCGTCTGTGACCTTCTCGCCCGATTCATGGACCACGGGCATGTCGCGGCGATCTGTGCTGCGCCCTCGATCCTGGCCGAGCTCGGGCTTCTCGAAGGCCGCAGGGCGACGTGCTTCCCCTGCTGCGACAAGGACTTCCCTGCAGGCGTGCGCCCCGCTGAGGAGGGCGTCTACGTGGACGGTAACCTCATCACGGCCTCGGGCATGGGGTGGGCCCTGCCCTTCTCGCTCGAGATCGTGCGTGCCATCGGCGGCGCCAGCGCGGTGGACAAGGTCCGCGCCGGGCTCGCCCTCGGACCGGAGCAGGGCCGATGA